DNA from Sulfurimonas xiamenensis:
TTTATAGATGCAGAGTTAAGATTCATAGAAATTGTCTCTGCTACTACCGTTAAAATTACTCTAGCAGCACAAGACAGCGCTAGAGGATTTGACTGGATAACACTTACTTTAGAATTTAACGGTATTAGCGATGCGATGCTGCTTGAAAATTCAAAGCTCTCACATGTAGACATGAGCGAAGGTATAACCCTGCTTTGTGAAAACAACTTGTTTGCTTTTGGTATCGGCAGCTATAACGACCTTCGCAATATAACAGACTCTTTATGTTATATAAAAGCCGACTCACTCAAATATTCGCAAGACGAGTTTTAATTCATTAGCATTTCATAAACCATTTAGTTATAAAATTTTGTTAACTGCAAAAAAACTAAAAGGAATGAAAAAATGAAAAAGCTCTTTATTCTGTTTACTCTGGCTCTCTCTCTTGTTTATGCAAAAGATAGCGTAGAGTTTAAATATGCACCTAAAAATCTTGAGAGAAACTTTCCAAGCGCACAAAACCAGATACTCTCCTATAACAACATTCTAGAAAATGTTAGAACAAGCATCGTAAATATCTCTATAAAAAAAGAGATGAAAGGAAATCTCTATAGTGCAAACCCTTTCTTTAACGACCCGTTTTTTAGAGAGTTTTTTAAAGGATACGGAGATATTCCTCAAGAGAGAATACAAAAATCACTAGGCTCGGGTGTTATCATCTCAAAAGACGGCTACATAATTACAAATAATCATGTCATTGACGGTGCGGATGAAATTATCGTCAATTTGGCGGGAGATAAAAAAGAGTATGAAGCTAAACTTATCGGTAAAGATGAGAAGAGTGATTTGGCTGTTATTAAGATTGAGGCAAAAAATCTAAATGCAGTAACATTTTACGACTCGGACAAAGTAAAAGTCGGAGACATCGTCTTTGCTCTGGGAAATCCGTTTGGAGTTGGCGAGACAATCACGCAGGGAATAGTCTCGGCAACAGGCAGAAGCGGCGTGGGAATAGTAGAGTATGAAGATTTTATCCAAACTGACGCTTCTATAAATCCGGGAAATTCGGGCGGCGCACTAATTAACTCCGCCGGACATCTCATAGGAATAAACTCGGCTATTATCTCAAAATCAGGCGGAAATGTCGGCATCGGGTTTGCAATCCCCTCAAACATGGTAACCTCGATAGCGACAAGTTTGATAGAGAGCGGCAAATTTACTCGCGCCTATCTTGGGGTTACTATTTCCGATGTTAGCAAAGATATGAGCAGTTTTTATGATGATAATTACGGTGCGCTTATTACAGGCGTAGAAGAGAACTCGCCTGCCCAAAAAGCCGGACTAAAAAGAGGCGACTTAATCATCTCTGTAAATGGCAAAAAAATTGAGAGTGCAAGTGAACTTAAAAATACTATAGGCTCTTACGCTCCAAATAGAGTAGTAAATATAAAATTTTTAAGAGATAAAAAGATAGATATTGTGAATGTAACTCTTGCTAGCTTAGATAATAAAGTTATTGCAGGTGAGTTTGAATATAAAGGTATGAAACTCTCTGAAATAACTCCTATATATAAACAACAACTGGGTCTCTCAATTGAAGGTGTACTTGTTCAAGAGGTGGATCAAAACAGCGAATCATTTGATTCTGGAATTAGAAAAGATGATATCATTATTCAGATAGAAAATGAAGAGATAAAAAATTTGAATGAATTTAAAAAAGCTACCGCAACAAAAAGTAAAAAAAGATTTTTTATCTATAGAAGAGGCGGTATTTTTGCCACTGTTTTATAACAACTAAGGAGTTAGCATGAGAGTAGTTTGCCCTGTTTGTAAAAGCGTAAACAATGTTCCACAGAGGGAATCTTATAAAAAAGCCAATTGCGGAAAATGTAAAAGTTCACTTCTTGATACAAAACCTATCGAGCTAACAAACGCTGACTTTGATGAAGTAGTAGTAAATAGC
Protein-coding regions in this window:
- a CDS encoding Do family serine endopeptidase, yielding MKKLFILFTLALSLVYAKDSVEFKYAPKNLERNFPSAQNQILSYNNILENVRTSIVNISIKKEMKGNLYSANPFFNDPFFREFFKGYGDIPQERIQKSLGSGVIISKDGYIITNNHVIDGADEIIVNLAGDKKEYEAKLIGKDEKSDLAVIKIEAKNLNAVTFYDSDKVKVGDIVFALGNPFGVGETITQGIVSATGRSGVGIVEYEDFIQTDASINPGNSGGALINSAGHLIGINSAIISKSGGNVGIGFAIPSNMVTSIATSLIESGKFTRAYLGVTISDVSKDMSSFYDDNYGALITGVEENSPAQKAGLKRGDLIISVNGKKIESASELKNTIGSYAPNRVVNIKFLRDKKIDIVNVTLASLDNKVIAGEFEYKGMKLSEITPIYKQQLGLSIEGVLVQEVDQNSESFDSGIRKDDIIIQIENEEIKNLNEFKKATATKSKKRFFIYRRGGIFATVL